A section of the Malania oleifera isolate guangnan ecotype guangnan chromosome 2, ASM2987363v1, whole genome shotgun sequence genome encodes:
- the LOC131148784 gene encoding probable membrane metalloprotease ARASP2, chloroplastic: MLINVSHSSPSSSCSLIRLINSKTPISEFPLKHKSHLPKSVSSSVCCSFCASNLKLPFKNQFSHLKSGYPRRKRGTFRTWAIAGFDFGNFESAQSVFEAAGVLTAIIIVHESGHFFAAYLQGIHVSKFAVGFGPVLAKFNANNVEYSIRAFPLGGFVGFPDNDPDSDIPADDENLLKNRPILDRVLVISAGVVANIIFAYVIILAQVFSVGLPIQEAFHGVLVPEVRALSAASRDGLLPGDVIMGINGIELSKSGPSLVSQVVDVIKKNPRKNVLLKVERGKEDFEIGVTPDENMDGTGRIGVQLSPNVKISRVRPRDILEALNYAGREFWGLSSNVLDGLKQTFVNFSQSASKVSGPVAIIAVGAEVARSNIDGLYQFAAVLNLNLAVINLLPLPALDGGSLALILLEAARGGRKLPLELEQRIMSSGIMLVILLGLFLIIRDTLNLDFIKEML; the protein is encoded by the coding sequence ATGTTAATAAACGTCTCACATTCCTCACCATCTTCTTCCTGTTCACTAATCAGATTAATCAATTCGAAGACACCCATCTCAGAATTCCCTTTAAAACACAAATCCCACCTCCCAAAATCTGTATCTTCTTCTGTTTGCTGTTCATTTTGTGCATCAAATCTGAAATTGCCTTTCAAGAACCAGTTTTCCCATCTGAAGAGTGGGTATCCACGTAGGAAGAGGGGAACTTTCAGGACATGGGCTATTGCTGGATTTGATTTTGGAAACTTTGAGAGCGCTCAATCTGTTTTCGAGGCAGCTGGAGTTTTAACAGCCATCATCATTGTTCACGAGAGTGGTCACTTCTTTGCCGCTTATCTTCAAGGTATACATGTAAGCAAATTTGCTGTTGGTTTTGGTCCTGTTTTAGCTAAATTTAATGCAAATAATGTAGAGTATTCCATTAGAGCTTTTCCACTTGGGGGTTTTGTGGGTTTTCCTGATAATGATCCTGATAGTGATATTCCGGCGGATGATGAAAATTTGCTCAAGAATAGACCAATATTGGACAGGGTCCTTGTAATTTCTGCTGGGGTTGTTGCCAATATAATCTTTGCCTATGTGATTATACTAGCGCAAGTTTTCTCAGTTGGTCTGCCTATACAAGAGGCTTTTCATGGTGTACTTGTGCCTGAGGTTCGAGCCTTATCTGCTGCTTCCCGTGATGGGTTGCTTCCTGGTGATGTAATTATGGGTATTAATGGTATTGAATTGTCAAAATCTGGCCCAAGTTTGGTTTCCCAGGTTGTTGATGTGATTAAGAAAAATCCAAGAAAAAATGTGTTGCTGAAGGTGGAGAGGGGGAAAGAGGATTTTGAAATTGGTGTTACCCCAGATGAAAATATGGATGGAACAGGTAGGATTGGAGTACAATTATCCCCAAATGTGAAGATTTCAAGGGTTAGACCCAGGGATATACTTGAAGCTTTGAATTATGCAGGGCGGGAATTCTGGGGTCTCTCATCCAATGTCTTGGATGGTTTGAAGCAGACTTTCGTTAACTTCTCGCAGTCAGCCAGCAAGGTCTCGGGTCCAGTTGCTATTATTGCTGTTGGTGCAGAAGTTGCAAGATCAAATATTGATGGGCTTTACCAATTTGCCGCTGTTCTAAATCTTAACCTTGCAGTGATTAACCTTCTCCCATTACCTGCTTTGGATGGAGGTTCCTTGGCCTTGATCCTCTTAGAAGCAGCTAGGGGTGGAAGGAAGCTCCCTCTAGAATTGGAGCAACGTATCATGTCGTCGGGGATTATGCTTGTTATACTTCTTGGTTTATTCCTCATTATACGGGACACACTGAACCTTGATTTTATCAAAGAAATGTTGTGA